Proteins co-encoded in one Aspergillus flavus chromosome 2, complete sequence genomic window:
- a CDS encoding putative cholesterol transporter (hypothetical protein AOR_1_18154) has protein sequence MWILPLLGYLGVIVGFSFLTLAIASGLYYMSELVEEHTVLARRLLTRLIYSIILIQILLFVFDRFPFSLSLLGIGSHIVYASNLRRFPIVKLSDPFFILSCVLVGLNHWLWFRHFSKPLPASRAASSWRQPYQINAEDMPTFTEVASYFGLCVWLVPFALFVSLSAGENVLPSIGSEYATGDHVSAPGFARNTLTSDGKSKNKGMAKVLVDSVRDWVKENGELMGFWRGERSKRF, from the coding sequence CTTCTGGGCTCTACTATATGTCGGAGCTTGTAGAAGAACACACTGTTCTCGCCCGTCGCCTTTTGACTCGGTTGATATACAGCATTATCCTCATCCAGATCCTCCTATTCGTATTTGACCggtttcctttctctctatcCCTTCTCGGCATCGGTTCGCACATCGTTTATGCAAGCAATTTAAGACGGTTTCCTATCGTCAAGCTATCGGATCCCTTTTTCATTCTGTCATGTGTTCTTGTTGGTCTAAACCATTGGCTGTGGTTCCGTCATTTCTCAAAACCTCTACCTGCGTCGCGAGCTGCATCCAGCTGGCGTCAACCATACCAAATTAATGCGGAGGACATGCCGACTTTCACTGAAGTTGCATCTTATTTCGGACTTTGTGTCTGGCTGGTCCCTTTTGCGCTCTTTGTCAGCCTTAGTGCGGGTGAAAATGTCTTGCCCAGCATAGGGTCCGAATATGCTACTGGCGATCATGTTTCAGCCCCAGGGTTTGCTCGTAATACTTTGACTTCAGATGGGAAATCCAAGAACAAGGGCATGGCAAAGGTTCTGGTGGATAGTGTTCGGGACTGGGTCAAAGAAAACGGCGAATTGATGGGATTTTGGAGAGGTGAACGCTCGAAAAGGTTCTGA